The genomic stretch CGAGCTGTTTAAGGCACACTTTGTTTTTGGCACCTCTTACAACATTATACTACACGTACACTTTCATTCAGACCACTGTGTACAACATAGATGTTGGCAAAGTGAAGGAGAATCTTTGTGTTGCTGAGGTCAGAGCACGGCTTCTTAGCTAGGTGCTAAGTTTAAGTAGCTAAGTTTTTCTGCCCTCatgaagtgttttgtttgtcaGGCTGAGTTATGTGGTTCAAAATTGCTTTTTAGGCACTTCAGATTAGTACATGGTTTTGTTCCTGGAAAGAATCTTCGCCTTAAATGTGAAGAGGCAGGGTGTTGTTCTGTGTTTGGGACTTTTTCAAGGTTTAGAAAACATTTGAATACAAAACACCCTGAGCAAAGTGACCAGCATTTTGACACCATTGACAACTGTGAGACTGCTGAGGCAGAAGGACAAAGAAGTGCTCAAACATTTGATCAGATTGGCTCTGTTGGAGAAGTGGCCACAacatctgtattgttaaagtcAAAAAGAGCACTTTAGATGTGTGTGCATCTGCTGCTGCACAACTAAAATTTGCTGGGTTAAGTCAGTCTGCTGTAAGTGGTTTTGTTTCATCTATGGAGGAAATGGTTTTTGAGATTCACAGTCAGGCCCAGGATGCAGCTTTGCTCTGTCTGTCTCCACATGACATTGCAACTAAAAGGAAAATAGGAAGTTCGTTTCAGCATTTGTTCAAAGGAAGGTGTTTATGTTGTTCCCCCCCATTTTTAACTCCTCACTGGATAACACTCATTTATGTGCCCTCTTTCATGCACAGGATATTAGACGGTATGGTTTTAATTCTATAATTGAGCCTCTAGTAAATGATCTAAAAGTTCTTGAGATTGAGGGGGTTAAGAATCCGGTATCTGGACATTGTGTAAGGGGTACAGTTGTTCAATCACAGGGGATAACCTGGGCTTACACAGTTTATTAGGATTTCTGGAGTCATTTGGGGCTCAATATTGCTGTCGTTTCTGTGTTCTTGAGAAAGATCGCTTTCAATTTGTGTTTTCTGAAGATAATCCTGAAGTTGTACTAAGAACAACTGAGATGCATGCTCTGCACTGTAAAAGGTTACAAGAAAACTCTACACTACCTCATGTTTATGGCGTCAAACGGGTGTGTTTGTTAAATTCACTCTCAAGTATTTTGCTGTGGATATAATGCACGACATTTTAGAAGGTGTCGCTCAGCTAGAGGTAAAACTTGTTCTGCAGTACATTGAGCATAACTTTCTGAGTGCTGATGATCTTGCTGGTAGAatacatgcttttgattatggTTACAATCAGCAGAGGAACCGTCCTCCAATGGTCAAATTGTTTGGTGGAAGCAACGATTTGGGTTTAAATTCCATCCAATCTTGGTGCTTGTTATGCAACATGCCTCTGTTATTTGGTGATTTAGTGCAGAGAGATGATAAACACTGGTATCTTCTGCTTTTACTTCTACAGATTGTTAACATTGTATTTTCACCAGTCCTACAGAAGGCATGACCATTTatcttaaacatttaataactgAACATCACCAGCtattcaaaaaattatttcccaaaaaaaatctgttgccAAAGCATCACATAATGATACATTACCCACAGTGTGTAAGGAAAATTGGACCAATTTTGCACATGTGGTGTATGCGTTATGAAGCGAAACACaaattctttaaaacacaattaaaaagcTTCAAAAACATCACCAAAACGCTAGCCAAAAAGCACCAGAGTTGTATGGCAATGCACTGGGAGTCTTTTAGCCAGTACAGATTGACCCTTGGTCCAGGGAAGATGATGGAACTCAGTGGACTTAAAGGTGGCATGGACATTGCTTCCAAACTAGGGGTGGAAATATCAGAACTTGTCTATTCTGTGAAGTGGATCAAACATCATGGCACAGAGTATCGCCCTGACTTTATTATCTGTACAGAAGTAGCATGTGAGATGCCAGTGTTTTGTAAGATCAAGACTATTGCTGTGAAAGATGAAAATGTACTGCTATGTGGAACACTGATGGAAACACTCTGTTTTGATGACCATTACCATGTATTTACAGTCAGATCTCATCCAGACCGAGTTTTAAAGGTAGTGAATGttaacaagctgttttatttcaaaCCATTTGATCTTCAAATGAAGTATGGCACAACAGATTCTGCACTGCATATAGTGCCCTATTGCCATTTTATGCAGATGTGATGTTTTTCAGATGTCATGTATTTGTGTTTAAGCCTGAcagtgttttaataaatgttttaaatggtaTGTTGAGGttgttttctgttctgttctattccatgtatttaatgtacaaaaaaaaataataaataaaaaaaaaaaaacccgtaAGAGTTGATTTTGCACTGTCACAGAGAAAAGTAGTGACACAACAGTGAAATAATGACACTTATGGAGTTATTTGAGCAGAATTTTAACCTATTACAACACCAAATGGGTTTTAAAATTGTGCTCTCTaagtgggatttttttttactaataaaaatgtaaataaactctACAgaagtgaaatattaaaatattgaaatatttccTTTAGTGTTAAATTGTGGTAACACAAATCAGAGTTAATTTCCTTTAGTGTTAAATTGTGGTAACACTATCCTGTGTTGAGCAGTGTTAATTTTTTACTCCATTTTTTACTCTGAAAATTGAACACGATGACGAGAGTCATTTTATCACCAATTCTGAGTGGGACCAAATACACTCGGGTTCAGTGTTAAATTTAACTcttaaagagttattttaacACTAAAATTTATGGGGAGCTAGTCGAAAATTGTTGCAGTGAATATATTGTGCATTGATCAGGTCAGTAATTGATTACGGAAATATTACTTATTGATCTGCATCAAAATCCTGGATTAAGAAAGTTGAAACAATTCAGGCACAATCAAAAATGATTTGCTGTGGGGCTTTTAGATCCTCTCCTATATCAGTGTTACAGGTGGAGGAGAATTGACAAtgattatatgtaaattaaaattaacaatgAATTATTGATTAATATAAAATGGCATACAGAGACACATCCAGTCAAGGAAATATGGAAATGAAAGCATTAGAAGTTTTTGTTGGACAGCAAATAAAGATGCTATGAATTTAGGTGTTACTGAAATTCCAGTTAGTCCCTCCGTCATAATACCAAATATTCTTCTTTGGTTGCTTGCTATGCCTCAAGTtgatttttatcaatttttatcAACTTTTAATATAAGATTAAGAATGAAAAGTAGGAGGTTGTTGTTCATCAGTATTTGGATCAAGCATATACTCCTCAATGCTTCATATATTCACTGACGGGTCAAAGGATCCTGTGTCAGGACATACAGCTGCAGCCGTATATATTCAGAGATTCACAGTCAATATTCAGAAAAGGAAAACTAATTATGCATCTGTGATAGTAATGTTGTTGACTATACAGTGGGTGGAGGAAGTTAAGACAGTGAGAGCAGGTATTTGTTCAGACTCTATATCAGCTTTAAATAGTTTATCAAGTGGGCTATCAACAACAAGACAAgaattaatatacatataaatctactcagaatacaaaaaaatgggTCCAGTCCTGAGGTTCATGTGAGTATCTGCACATGTTGGAGTACAAGGTAATGAAACAGTTGATAAATCAATGAAATCTTGGGAAATAAAGGCCTAtataacattcaaaaacaagttGGTAAAGGGAGAGTATGCCTCAACAATAGGAGAgaagatattattattacacgACTGTGAATAGCACATTCTGGTTTAAATCACTCATTGTTCATAATAGTGAAACATCAAACTGGATTGCCGTATTTAACGGCGTTTTAGTGTTTGTAAAAAGCGCCGCTTTTAACGTCGTATAGCTTGCCACAGAGTGCTGTTAAAAACTCCGTTCTGATTGCACAAAAGCGCGCGTTATTGACGGCGTTTTCCTTGTAGTATAATGAGCCACGCCCGCTGATTTCCACAGCCAGTAATATTGAACTGTTCTCACCCAATCAATGATCAACAGAACTAGACCAGACTAATTCACCACGGATCGTTTTAGCGGAAGTGCCTGTGAACTGAtaggaaatatttatgtacaaagtATGATGACTAACATCGAATATAGACCGATTCCACGTCTTTATCACACTTTAATGTAATTGTTAACTACATGGACAGCATTTTAGCATACCAGCCCCATCTGCATGCTGCTAAATAGCAAGATGTTATGTCATGAGGAAGTTAAGCGATTTTAACGTGTTTTAacgtattttaatattttttattgtaccGTCACGTTTATTAGGATTAATCTTCCAGTCTGTCTACAATATGCTATCAAATAACTGCACTCGGAACAGAGGATGTAGATCAAAccaattatttttcaataaaacctGGGcttagaatatttatttatttgaatgactcaagcttgattattattattgttgttgtgtttttttttttttttttttttttttttatagtggaaaaacgatatgttatttatttatttatttatttatttaggttgtagataaaaaaaaaaaaaaaaaaaaaaaaataccatatgCATTTGTGCGTGAGCGACCTTGAAATACCACTTTTCAAATCTCTGGGCATTAAGGGACCCCTTTTTTTCgccaaaaaacacaaatgtgaaaTTTATTGTATACAAAAgttaagttaatattaagaaaaatgcgTTTAAGACACCATATTGCAtaattttgctctatttcgccaacaacaacaacaaaaaaatcattcccaacacagccactgcactgttttgcgtctctaAACAACATGAGTgtttcgttcttgaatgattctaatgattcggttcaatcgcaatgactcacttattaactgtgacttactgacacctactggcggttGTAACTCCATaccttttcattatttattataagtaattttaaatttcagCATTCATCgttttaggattaaaatattaaaacattttcatgcatttgtaactgcaggttaaatgcattcatgtcctgcattaatcagtgggtaaatacatctaaatgccagtTCAGATGCAGCGTTTCCTCTATATTGAAatgatgaattttgttgataatgattttatttgtgtgataacagtctaaaatgtcttattattctaagtgactttattgattaaatatttgaCGCAAAAGATaattctttcagaaaaaaataatgtctttataAAGGTTAAACCATGCCCACAAAagataaaatcactttaaacttgtttgaaaatattaatgtcCTCGGCCAGATATTCTCTTTCCACATAGTGATTGTATGGTACACCTCAATCACTGATCATCGTAAATTAAGCTTTTATCTTAGAGTAAAAGAGGGGATTCCCCCAAGAGCTTTGACACATTTCTAACACTGCCTGATCTTGATCTTAAATTAGACAGATTGGAAATTAATCCTAAAAAACATgccattacaataaaaaaatcatgacattaaaatacatataaaacagtGCATTTCTATGATGCAGTAACTTCAGCAGCGCAGACAATCGCTGAACAATATCTTCTTACGGTAAAAGCACATGTCgttattatgacaaaaaaaacaacgttGTTTTAAAGAGAAAATTTGTCCTAAAAACGACATCTCTCTTTATTACGGCATTGCTTCCATAcacacataatattttttttcccatgtttTTATTGGTTACACTTGAGCTAATTCAGTGGTtgaaattgtaacattttgttgttattgtagaagaacataaaataaagcagacatttatatttattttctctgttATCACAATGCAAGGGATCGCGCCGGCGCCGCAGTGTTGCGCttacaagtcaagtcaagtcaagtcacctttatttatataccgcctttaacaatacagaattgtgacaaggcggctgtacagtattaaattggaaacagtacatcaacaatgccaaaggcaacagtaaacactcactttataggtaaaggtagttaatcaaaaacaataaaataaaatgcaatatcgtgtgaagagaaagtgtccccaactaagcaagccagaggcgacagcggcaaggaaccaaaactccatcggtgacaaatggagaaaaaaaccttgggagaaaccaggctcagtcggggggccagttctcctctggccaaagttcccgtggtcttgggccgacagccgtctaggtcagtggttctcaaccttttttgggcCAGCGCCCCCCTACCCATTATCCAGGTCCCTCACCGCCCCCCATCAAATAAATCGTCACCAAATTGTCCTCACTGAGTATTAaagttgattatttttattttgtgtttataatgaggactgttattatatttacagtaattcaaatgtttggggccattatgatttttaggaaattactttatttcaaggatgcattgaattgattaaaaaagacagtgaagtacttttttatggtaaattattttaaaataagtgtaataacattaatatttaaacagagtttttaagcatgttggtggttttcattgctacagcttcagtgttgttgagatgCGGATATATCTTGTTGCCCgaaatttaaaaagactaaataaaaatgacagtggacattgttattttggtgagtaaataccacatttactcatgcaaatggaagaaatgtaaaccctactttactatatttcatagattttgtgagaatatttcaaagtttacttaaaaaactAAGTACAACTCTAATTCTAGAAAAGTTGGGACATcttgtaaaatgataaaatctgtgatttgttcattctatttaacttttatttaattgacaaaaatacaaagaaaatatttccaaagatttcactgaccaacttaaatgtattttgtaataagcatatttatttataaaatatttatttatttatttgaagtatgcatcccactccaaaaaagttgggacagaggcaaaataaaagtaaaaaggttatagaataaccaaataaactgctttgaaacacagcaAGCAGGTGAATTGGTAACAGGTGAGGGAATCATGTTTGGCTATAAATGGAGCTTCTCAATCTTCACAAGCAAAGCTGGATCATGGCTcaacatttgtttatattaacaaaataaaactaaagttGGCCAGTGAAAACATTGGATTTTTTAAGTCAATTATATAAAGGCTAAAGAGAACAGATTACATATTCttaattttatggcatttcacaaaatgcCCCAACTTTTAATTGGGGTTGTAATATGctcctcattttcaaaatagtgACTATTTTAATGCTGTcctgatttttatatttgttatagtcaattcaatttcaaatcttgctttttcagtgtgttgtgtcagctataataataataataataagaagaaatctTTCTTAAACAACAATcagcataatttctgaaagatcatgtgatgaGCTGTAGTAATACTGTATCTtagcataaaaaagaaaacacattttaaaatatattttttatagtttttaaaaacaaacaaatgcaaactttATGAACTCATTAACAAATCATACTGAccttttttaatggtagtgtatattataggctatattttaaagcatgtaTCTTAACCCCCAAAACAACtcatacataattttattatttttttaatgtcatttaatggcacatgacattcatcacatttttgatttatcatttgaagtatcattatcattagaaacaaaaaaaggagcaaaaaaaaaaaaaaaaacacgtggATATAAATTAGGCTATAATTGTGAGCTTTGAATAAACTTTAGAAATACTTCTTTCAAACCACCTgcagccaatcagcaaacaaaaagctttaatattattttttctaaacaagaaaaaacctATGTTGCTTTATCGTGTCTGAATGCTTGCTATTGGTTTGACGCAGCAGCTGCGCTACAGAAAGTCAAGCAAACACTGAAGTACTGAAGTCGTTGCAAAGGAAATGATACACAGTCTAGTCTAGGAGCAGGAGATTTGGTGTAAACTAGCTGCGAACACCACTGCTACACTGACCGCGAACAGCGCGACACGTTGCGTTAAAGCACATCGATCCCGTTATAATCAGTCGTTCAGTAACACCTGAGCGCTACAATAAACGGATGCCGCGTTCTATTTCTGCCTGCGGGATTCCACACGCCAGCGCTACCGACAAGTTGAAAAATAGATATAGAAAGTGCGTTTTGATGTATCCAGTAAAGACAGCGTTAGGATGTGGCAGACCATTTTCAGCTCATGCGTCTTTGGTGTAAACTCGTCTTGACCAAACGCCCCCCCAGGAACAGCTCAACGCccccctttcaaaaatattgtttcCAGCGCCCCCCGATGCTGTCCGAACGCCCCCTGGGGGGCGGTACCGCCCCCCGTTGAGAAACACtagtctaggtgatgtggtctttaatgtggatccgtctctggggctcatctagtcgatgtggacTCCGCAAGATGCATATTTGCATATGCAAGATGCATATTTGCAAGAAATATATGCAACAGCGAAACAGTATGAAGAAACGTTATTGTGACTAATTTGCAGAACGGTACATCAGATAAACTCTTATTCTGCGTGATGGGACGGACATTAAAGACAGGTTGAGGTGAAAAGTGGTATTTCAAGGGCGCTCACGTACAAATGCATAAGGTAAATCAAAATTGAGTCATTCAAATAAAGAactattatatactatatattgtAGACAGACTGGAAGATTAATCCTAATAAACGTGACggtacagtaaaaaatattaaaatacgtTAAAACACGTTAAAATCGCTTAACTTCCTCATGACATAACATCTTGCTATTTAGCAGCATGCAGATGGGGCTGGTATGCTAAAATGCTGTCCATGTAATTAACAATTACATTAAAGTGTGATAAAGACGTGGAATCGGTCTATATTCGATGTTAGTCATCATactttgtacataaatatttcctaTCAGTTCACAGTCACTTCCGCTAAAACGATCCGTGGTGAATTAGTCTGGTCCAGAGCCGTATAGAGAGAGAGTTGCGACAACTCCATTGACTCCAATGGACCAGTTTTTCACAGCAATGGCGGATCGTGGAGGCGCGCAATAGTTCCCGGAAGTTAGCGCTAATACTATCAGCGCCATAGAGATGCAGCAGAAGAAACCGCTGTGATCGACTTTTATAAGGTAAGACATTTATAGGACAAAACTGTATATTATCAGAGCAGCTAATTAACTTGCCTTATGcattaaaacagattattattagattattcCTCACAAAATTAGTAGATTTATAGGGTATTATTCATTCTCTTAATGCAGTTTCAGTCGTTGTGTAATTGAGGCTTTTAAACGTGATTTTTGCTGGTGGAAAGttaaatattagaattaaaTTTGTTGCAAAGGATGCTGATGGACCTAAGTGAGAATGAAAAAGAGGcatgtaattttcatttgaaactCATACTAGGCTAAAttaccagaaatatattaaatatcactACTGtacacagttgaagtcaaaagattacaaacaccttgcagatactgcaaaatgttaattaaaacaatttattttaccaaaataaatacgtttaaacattgtttatttagtactgacctgaataagatatttcacataaaagatgttgtttacatatagtccataagagaaaataatagttacattcataaaaatgacccagttcaaaagtttacatacacttgattcttattaCTGTGTTAATATTGGtaaattcattcaaattttacagattctggaagctgtatgtaaacttttgacttcaactttaATAAACGTTATCACAGTAAACATGTactttattactgtgttttatatttactgtacttttgtACTTCTTATCTACTTTAGAAACACTGTGTGGAGGAGCAGCGATGCCACAGGACTGATATCTGATAGAACATCACGTAACTGTTTCTCCTGTGTTTTTCTCCTGAAGACTCCCTGTAATGAGAACACCTTTGAAGAAATGACGCCAAGTTATGAGAGGACTCAAGATGATGCCAACTCcgaataaacacacaaaactaccaaattttctttgtattataATCAACATGATCAAATCATGTGATCAGtactttaatgtattgtttctGCTGAATACATGTTGTTAACTAACTGCATGATTTGTATAGCCTAATTTTAGATAATGTCTGTCATATGAACATTACTTTGACAGTTACACCTGTTAACGTAACTCTTATTTGTAACATAGaaacattaattttctgtaaagctgctttgaaacactgtgtataataaaaagtgctatacaaataaatgtgaataaaataaaacttgatgCATCTTTTTTCTCCTCTCCATGTCAGTAGGAAAACCATACATTCATTCTGCTTTCTGTGAGTGACTCTGGAGCATTCCCATACAGCACAGCAAACTACAAGGACAACatgcttttacatttattataaatcaataaatcagttACTGTAAATAAGTGTACTTAATATatcattaaatatgtaaaaacaattttttaagttgaatataCTATGAAAATTTGTAGATATTAATAATTATGGGGTGAACAAGAATCAACAACATTAAACAAGATGAATTtcccttaatttaattttataattcacTTATTTGGTATTAAGACAACATACCAACAAGACAATACCATTTCAAAACAGCAAATGCAGTCTTTAACCAAAGTTACTTtagcctaaaatatgttaacaAGGCAAGTAGCAATAGTTGATCACATTAATCCTCAAATATTAgcgtattttatattttaaatacaacactGATATAACTACATATACATACTACATATACATGTcgatgtattttataaatgatgTAAATGCATTCTTTTATTGTCTACTAATTAACCAAAATCGCAGTTCTGCCTCTTCAACTCCATGTATTCCAATAGCCCGCAATTAACTTCCTGGAACTATTTGAAGTCTACACGAATCACGGGACGATCGACCGTTTTGAACTTCCGTTGTCGCAACTCTCTCTCTATACGGCTCTGGTCTGGTCTAGTTCTGTTGATCATTGATTGGGTGAGAACAGTTCAATATTACTGGCTGTGGAAAACGCCGTCAATAACGCGCGCTTTTGTGCAATCAGAACGGTATTTTTAACGGCGCTCTGTGGCAAGCTATACGGCGTTAAAAACGGCGCTTTTTACAAACACTAAAACGCCCTTAAATACGGAGCCATTTCCAGTTTCATAGTGGAGTTTAGTCTTGTTTCTTGTCTAGTCATTCGTGTCTTGATCCTAGACTGGTTATATAGTCTTGTGTCGTCAGCAGCCTGACCTGAAATTATCAATCACCTGTTGTGGATTCGtcctttgttttgctgtttctgACTCTGTTTGCTCCTTGTATGAACAAACACAGGAAGAGCTGATagtatttaaagaaagagtTGTGAGCATATAATGAAGAggaagactgacagaaagagaaaatggctGATAAGTGTCATTTGTGTCTGCTGGGACTGATCATTCTCTCTTCACTTCTCACAGGTAAACAAATCTCTGTTTTCTCATCCACATTTATTGGGATTAGTCTGGGAAAGAgttaattcatgttttatttattgatataaaTCAATACATCAATACAGATTGAGACTGTTGTCTAATTTGTATCATATTCCTTTTCTCAGAAACATCTTCATGAGTTCACTGTGATCAGTCTGTATCCAGATACAGTCCAGGGGCCTGTACCATGAAGCCGGATTACCTGGCTAGCCAGGTAAGTTTAGGATTAGTTTGCACCAATGCTGGGTTTTAGGTACCATGAAAGAAACTCGGCTTCAGTTGGTGTTCATTGCCATGGTAACTTGCGCTGCATGGCTAACCTGCTCCGGGGCAGGTTAAGTTCTGGATTCGAGATCTCAAAACGAAATTTGACCAATCAGTAGTGAACATTTAAGTGACGCAACTAATTTCTAGTGTCTGTTGCAATGGCTTGTCCTTTTCTGAGAAATCCCGTAAACATTTCCGCGCAAATTGTTCGAAGAGCGCTTCGCAGAGAAAGAGTTTTTAGGGACAGACAAGATCCCATTGCCTTCCCTGATAGTTACTTGTATGAAAGATACAGATTTTCCGCCGAAGGCATACTGTATCTTTGCAAACTTCTAGAGCCGCACATAACAAATGTGACGCGTCGAAGCCATGCCCTTACTGTAACGCAAATGGTATGTATTGCGTTGCGTTTTTTTGCAAGCGGAACATACTTGTATGCAATCGTTGATGCAGAGCACCTAGGAAAAAACACGGTTTGTCGAACCATTCGTAAGGTGGTCCTCGCACTGCAAGGCTACCTAAACAGCTTTATTGTATTCCCTGGCTTTTTATCGACCTTATCAATTAAAGAGGGTTTTTATAAAATTGCAGGTgagatatattaataaaatcacaTAATTTTATTTCTCTTATAACACTTGCATGTTTActataatacagtacattttttttatctaaaaggATTCCCTAGAGTCATAGGAGCAATAGACTGCACGCATGTTGCAATCTCCACAGCTCTAGGAGACCATGAGGCAGACTATGTAAATAGGAAGTCTTTTCACAGCCTTAATATTCAGGTAGGTGTACTATGGTTGTGatatttttagctttagttaGGTGAgtatttagataaaaaaaatagcattttaattatCTACTGTACTGTGTTCATCTGCAGATGACTTGTGATCATGAATGTATGATCACAAGCTTGGATGCCAAGTGGCCCGGCTCAGTGCATGACTCACGAATTTTCCGTGAGTCTTCGTTGTGTCAACGCTTTGAGGAAGGCAAGTTACATCTGGAACACTACAGACTACTTTAAagtattcttttaaaatgtgacaGCGACATTTTCACAATGTTTCCTT from Labeo rohita strain BAU-BD-2019 unplaced genomic scaffold, IGBB_LRoh.1.0 scaffold_168, whole genome shotgun sequence encodes the following:
- the LOC127158754 gene encoding putative nuclease HARBI1: MACPFLRNPVNISAQIVRRALRRERVFRDRQDPIAFPDSYLYERYRFSAEGILYLCKLLEPHITNVTRRSHALTVTQMVCIALRFFASGTYLYAIVDAEHLGKNTVCRTIRKVVLALQGYLNSFIVFPGFLSTLSIKEGFYKIAGFPRVIGAIDCTHVAISTALGDHEADYVNRKSFHSLNIQMTCDHECMITSLDAKWPGSVHDSRIFRESSLCQRFEEGLFDGVLVGDRGYACQRFLLTPYPDPQTRSQNWFNVALSKTRVKVEMTFGILKARFNCLRHLSPERASQIVAACAILHNIATIRKERVPALNQLLPDEIDPITLDHPAGAAVREAITTQYFT